One window from the genome of Haladaptatus paucihalophilus DX253 encodes:
- a CDS encoding tRNA (guanine(26)-N(2))-dimethyltransferase codes for MNVREGGIEVEVPEQEGDAIIDDVFFNPVQELNRDLTVAVLRTYRDREPRAEYYLDAMAASGIRGVRAAANDWNVTCADIDPDAIELCRENFERNDLPGEVVHRNANALMHEEVFDVVDIDPFGTPIPFADAAFANTRDLVCVTATDTAPLCGAHFHSGVRKYSAVPRNTDYHAEMGVRILLSALARTAARYDKGVTPLLTHATSHYVRTYLELDEGATTANGAIDELGHLYHCEDCLHRDHEYGLIADPPETCPACEGNRVLTAGPVWLGPTHDADFVDAVRENVTEEMGTAKKANKLLTQLSGELHRPTHYDQHRLCKEWTRSASGMDEFLERLRDAGYDASRTHYGGTTFKTPASVAEIRAATRP; via the coding sequence ATGAACGTCCGCGAAGGAGGAATCGAGGTGGAAGTTCCCGAGCAGGAGGGGGACGCCATCATCGACGACGTGTTTTTCAATCCGGTGCAGGAGTTGAACCGCGACCTGACGGTGGCCGTCCTACGAACGTACCGCGACCGCGAACCGCGGGCGGAGTACTACCTCGACGCCATGGCGGCCTCGGGGATTCGCGGCGTCCGCGCCGCCGCGAACGACTGGAACGTGACCTGTGCCGACATCGACCCGGACGCCATCGAACTCTGCCGGGAGAACTTCGAGCGCAACGACCTGCCGGGGGAGGTCGTCCACCGGAACGCCAACGCGCTCATGCACGAGGAGGTGTTCGACGTGGTGGACATCGACCCGTTCGGGACGCCGATTCCCTTCGCCGACGCCGCCTTCGCCAACACGCGCGATTTGGTTTGCGTGACGGCGACCGACACCGCGCCGCTCTGTGGCGCGCACTTCCACAGCGGCGTCCGGAAGTACAGTGCGGTGCCGCGCAACACGGACTACCACGCCGAGATGGGGGTTCGAATCCTCCTCTCCGCGCTCGCCCGCACTGCCGCCCGCTACGACAAGGGCGTCACGCCGCTCCTGACGCACGCGACGAGCCACTACGTCCGAACGTACCTCGAACTCGACGAAGGGGCGACGACGGCCAACGGTGCCATCGACGAACTCGGCCACCTCTATCACTGCGAGGACTGTCTGCACCGGGATCACGAGTACGGACTCATCGCCGACCCGCCCGAAACCTGCCCGGCGTGCGAGGGAAACCGCGTTCTCACCGCCGGTCCGGTGTGGCTCGGCCCGACCCACGACGCCGACTTCGTGGACGCGGTGCGCGAGAACGTGACCGAGGAGATGGGAACCGCGAAGAAGGCGAACAAACTTCTAACGCAACTCTCGGGCGAACTCCACCGACCGACCCACTACGACCAACACCGGCTTTGCAAGGAGTGGACGCGTTCGGCCTCGGGGATGGACGAGTTCCTGGAGCGCCTCCGGGATGCGGGCTACGACGCCTCGCGCACCCACTACGGCGGGACGACGTTCAAGACGCCCGCCAGCGTCGCCGAGATTCGGGCGGCGACGCGACCGTAG
- a CDS encoding YihY/virulence factor BrkB family protein, whose translation MTIGTTARETIDYAREQEITFLAAGIAYYAFVSILPALLLALAIASFVGGDAFANTVVGTVQSLLSPKAKSIVQDSLSSASGRRSATVVGSLVLVWSTLRVFRGLDEAFSRVYDVNVTEPFIDTMTDAAVVLAVIALGVAGVAVVNILLPSLSWVPFRRTIVSVALLFGLIPVFLPLYYFFPDTDVTVREVLPGTLFATLGWTALQAIFGVYVDSAAQFSAYGVLGGALLVVTWLYLGGIVLLFGAVINAVLAGRHFRKTKGVAGTTERQQGVKGEDMTDDTEQSAPDILELHGNVERLQSEFEEFEHDVDERTVQKSELESELKGYVRRRMRRGHARGWGPYLVLLYGTVMTLGAFRWLDGGWAIGAMIIVWLSTLGLYTLMVLVGFGVSAAGVPGRVGGRIKDWRS comes from the coding sequence GTGACTATCGGAACGACGGCACGCGAAACCATCGACTACGCGCGCGAACAGGAGATAACGTTTCTCGCGGCGGGAATCGCGTACTACGCGTTCGTCTCCATCCTCCCGGCGCTGCTGTTGGCGCTCGCCATCGCGTCGTTCGTCGGCGGCGACGCGTTCGCCAACACCGTCGTCGGGACGGTTCAGAGTCTGCTCTCGCCGAAGGCGAAGAGCATCGTGCAGGATTCGCTCTCTAGCGCGTCCGGACGCCGGAGCGCGACCGTCGTCGGGTCGCTCGTCCTCGTCTGGAGCACGTTGCGGGTGTTCCGCGGATTGGACGAGGCGTTCTCCCGGGTCTACGACGTGAACGTCACCGAACCGTTCATCGACACGATGACCGACGCCGCCGTCGTACTGGCGGTCATCGCGCTCGGCGTCGCCGGGGTCGCGGTGGTCAACATCCTCCTGCCGTCGCTCTCGTGGGTTCCCTTCAGGCGGACCATCGTCTCCGTCGCGCTCCTGTTCGGGCTGATTCCGGTCTTCTTACCCCTGTACTACTTCTTTCCCGACACGGACGTGACCGTTCGGGAGGTCCTTCCGGGGACGCTGTTCGCCACGCTCGGGTGGACCGCCCTCCAAGCGATATTCGGCGTCTACGTCGATTCGGCGGCCCAGTTTTCCGCCTACGGCGTCCTCGGCGGGGCGCTGTTGGTGGTCACGTGGCTCTACCTCGGCGGCATCGTCCTGCTGTTCGGGGCGGTCATCAACGCCGTTCTCGCGGGACGGCACTTCAGGAAAACTAAAGGCGTGGCGGGCACCACAGAAAGACAGCAGGGAGTCAAAGGAGAGGACATGACCGACGATACAGAGCAGTCCGCACCGGACATCCTCGAACTCCACGGCAACGTAGAACGGCTACAGTCCGAGTTCGAGGAGTTCGAGCACGACGTCGATGAGCGCACGGTTCAGAAATCCGAGCTGGAGTCGGAGCTGAAGGGGTACGTCCGCAGACGGATGCGTCGCGGACACGCACGCGGGTGGGGTCCGTATCTCGTCCTCCTCTACGGGACGGTGATGACGCTCGGCGCGTTCCGATGGCTCGACGGTGGATGGGCCATCGGCGCGATGATAATCGTCTGGCTTTCCACGCTGGGGCTGTACACCCTCATGGTGCTCGTCGGGTTCGGCGTGAGCGCCGCCGGGGTACCGGGACGCGTCGGCGGTCGGATCAAGGACTGGCGCTCGTAG
- a CDS encoding phosphatase PAP2 family protein, which produces MSRGWGVVQFLHRALPHWVQEAFSVVTQLGDAWLFFLLGALLYWYSDDRDAFGFLLGATLGALSLTLALKGFFALARPPDAVRFVEATGYGFPSGHAIGSTVFWFLLALSLDRWSRGKRFAAAGAMVAVVCLSRLVLGVHFAVDVVAGVAVGVAYLAVVVWGLNRRPRAAFALAVLCAFAAFAVAVVLSPVETALAETGLVDAVTALGGTVGAFVTWELVGPPDGTVGGWSSVVGLLVFGGLSVIGLKASLPLVVVFAINAVVQGGILAYPKIIGRKRIDA; this is translated from the coding sequence ATGAGTCGGGGTTGGGGCGTCGTTCAATTCCTCCACAGGGCATTGCCGCACTGGGTACAGGAGGCGTTCTCCGTCGTCACGCAACTCGGAGACGCGTGGCTGTTCTTCCTCCTCGGCGCGCTCCTCTACTGGTACAGCGACGACCGTGACGCGTTCGGGTTCCTCCTCGGCGCGACGCTTGGGGCACTCTCGCTGACGCTCGCGCTGAAGGGATTCTTCGCGCTGGCACGACCCCCGGATGCGGTCCGTTTCGTCGAGGCGACGGGGTACGGCTTCCCGAGCGGTCACGCTATCGGTTCGACGGTGTTCTGGTTCCTCCTCGCGCTGTCGCTCGACCGCTGGAGCCGAGGGAAGCGGTTCGCGGCCGCGGGTGCCATGGTCGCCGTCGTCTGCCTCTCGCGGCTCGTCCTCGGCGTCCACTTCGCGGTCGATGTCGTCGCCGGGGTCGCAGTCGGAGTGGCCTACCTCGCCGTCGTGGTCTGGGGGCTGAATCGGCGACCGCGGGCGGCGTTCGCCCTCGCGGTCCTCTGTGCGTTCGCGGCGTTCGCCGTCGCGGTGGTGTTGTCGCCCGTCGAAACGGCCCTCGCGGAGACCGGCCTCGTCGATGCCGTCACCGCGCTCGGCGGAACCGTCGGCGCGTTCGTGACGTGGGAGCTGGTCGGTCCGCCGGACGGGACGGTCGGCGGCTGGTCGAGCGTGGTCGGACTGCTCGTCTTCGGTGGGTTGTCGGTAATCGGACTGAAGGCGTCGCTACCGCTCGTCGTCGTCTTCGCCATCAATGCGGTCGTTCAGGGTGGAATCCTCGCGTATCCGAAAATAATAGGTCGAAAGAGAATTGACGCTTAG
- the glnA gene encoding type I glutamate--ammonia ligase produces the protein MTDGNIATDEDTGLSAEEQEVLDAIETENVDFVRLQFTDITGTVKNVSIPAHQVEKAFEEGIWFDGSSIEGFVRIQESDMRLEPDPSTFAVLPWRSNGNSASARLICDVVNTDGTPFDGGPRQVLKRVLARAEEMGYTVSIGPEPEFFLFEKDEEGNATTIPHDSGGYFDLAPKDMASDVRREIIFTLEEMGFEIEASHHEVADGQHEINFKYEDALAAADNIATFRAVVRAVAEQNDIHATFMPKPISEINGSGMHSHISLFDEDGNAFDDPDDEFNLSETAYQFMGGILNHAEAFTAVTNPTVNSYKRLVPGYEAPVYVAWSDTNRSALIRVPDAAGASSRFEIRSPDPSCNPYLSLAAVISAGLDGIENDADPGKPVREDIYEFTDEKREEYGITTLPGSLDEAVDALEEDDVIREGLGEHVVEKFIEAKRADYADYRVFVSNWEKEKYLEKF, from the coding sequence ATGACAGACGGAAATATTGCCACTGATGAGGATACAGGGCTATCCGCTGAGGAACAGGAAGTTTTGGACGCGATTGAGACGGAAAACGTCGATTTCGTCCGTCTCCAGTTCACCGACATCACGGGGACGGTGAAGAACGTTAGTATTCCTGCCCATCAAGTCGAAAAGGCCTTCGAAGAGGGAATCTGGTTCGACGGCTCGTCCATCGAAGGGTTCGTTCGCATTCAGGAAAGCGACATGCGTCTCGAACCCGACCCGTCGACGTTCGCCGTCCTCCCGTGGCGCTCGAACGGCAACTCCGCGAGCGCACGTCTCATCTGTGACGTCGTGAACACCGACGGAACGCCGTTCGACGGCGGTCCGCGCCAAGTGCTGAAACGCGTCCTCGCCCGGGCCGAGGAGATGGGCTACACGGTCAGCATCGGACCCGAACCCGAGTTCTTCCTCTTCGAGAAGGACGAGGAGGGCAACGCGACGACCATTCCGCACGACTCCGGCGGATACTTCGACCTCGCGCCAAAGGACATGGCGAGCGACGTTCGCCGCGAAATCATCTTCACGCTGGAGGAGATGGGCTTCGAAATCGAGGCCAGCCACCACGAAGTCGCGGACGGTCAGCACGAGATTAACTTCAAGTACGAGGACGCGCTCGCGGCGGCGGACAACATCGCTACCTTCCGCGCCGTCGTCCGTGCGGTCGCCGAGCAGAACGACATCCACGCGACGTTCATGCCCAAACCTATCAGCGAGATCAACGGCTCGGGCATGCACAGCCACATCAGCCTCTTCGACGAGGACGGTAACGCGTTCGACGACCCCGACGACGAGTTCAACCTCTCCGAGACGGCCTATCAGTTCATGGGCGGCATCCTGAACCACGCCGAGGCGTTCACTGCGGTCACGAACCCGACCGTCAACTCCTACAAGCGCCTCGTTCCCGGCTACGAAGCGCCCGTCTACGTCGCGTGGAGCGACACCAACCGCTCGGCGCTCATCCGCGTTCCCGACGCCGCAGGTGCGAGTTCGCGCTTCGAAATCCGTAGCCCCGACCCGTCGTGCAACCCTTACCTCTCGCTCGCGGCTGTCATCTCGGCCGGTCTCGACGGCATCGAGAACGACGCCGACCCCGGCAAACCCGTCCGCGAGGACATCTACGAGTTCACCGACGAGAAGCGCGAGGAATACGGCATCACGACGCTCCCAGGGTCCCTCGACGAAGCGGTCGACGCGCTCGAAGAGGACGACGTTATCAGGGAAGGCCTCGGCGAGCACGTTGTCGAGAAGTTCATCGAAGCCAAGCGCGCGGACTACGCCGACTACCGCGTCTTCGTCTCCAACTGGGAGAAGGAGAAGTACTTGGAGAAGTTCTAA
- the lrp gene encoding HTH-type transcriptional regulator Lrp: MTYENLDAKLVNELLGDGRASLRSLAEKLDVSVTTISNHLTHLEEQGVIQGYSPRVDYDALGYDVTAVVQLKVEGNALPEVTERLQDHDQMISVYEVTGDYDIIAIGKFTDTDGMNKQIKKLLIDPDIKESNTSVVLNAASEHEQFKLDEDE, translated from the coding sequence ATGACGTACGAAAATCTGGATGCGAAGCTCGTAAACGAACTACTTGGCGACGGTCGAGCGAGCCTTCGGAGCCTGGCGGAGAAGCTGGACGTCTCGGTGACGACCATCTCGAATCATCTGACCCATCTCGAAGAACAGGGTGTCATTCAAGGCTACTCCCCGCGCGTCGATTACGACGCACTGGGATACGACGTGACAGCGGTCGTCCAGCTGAAAGTCGAGGGGAACGCGCTCCCGGAAGTGACCGAACGACTGCAGGACCACGACCAGATGATAAGCGTGTACGAGGTGACGGGAGATTACGACATCATCGCCATCGGAAAGTTCACCGACACGGACGGGATGAACAAACAGATCAAGAAACTGCTCATCGACCCGGACATCAAGGAGAGCAACACGAGCGTCGTGCTCAACGCCGCGAGCGAGCACGAACAGTTCAAACTCGACGAGGACGAGTAA
- a CDS encoding helix-turn-helix domain-containing protein: MSVIAEFTISAPDLVLTATLEAVPEMTVELEQQMASSSETALLIVWATGGDFDAFNDALHHDSTIESHSIVEELDVRKLYRLRMNREALFPVYPAYQELGAVPMAGHGADGTWTRRVRFPERTGLVEFQQFCNRNDIAFSLERLYTPGDSETAFQLTEPQREALVSAHESGYFEVPRDATLSELSSTLNISKQSVSERLRRAQSRLVENTILGKRKQS, from the coding sequence ATGAGCGTCATCGCGGAGTTCACCATCAGTGCACCGGACCTCGTACTGACAGCGACGCTCGAAGCGGTCCCGGAGATGACCGTCGAACTCGAACAGCAGATGGCGAGTTCGTCGGAAACCGCGCTCCTCATCGTCTGGGCGACGGGCGGAGACTTCGACGCGTTCAACGACGCGCTTCACCACGACTCGACGATAGAGTCGCACTCTATCGTCGAGGAGTTAGACGTTCGAAAACTGTATCGACTTCGGATGAATCGGGAGGCGCTGTTCCCGGTGTACCCCGCCTACCAGGAGCTCGGTGCCGTTCCAATGGCGGGCCACGGCGCGGACGGGACGTGGACGCGGCGAGTCCGCTTCCCCGAGCGGACCGGGCTGGTCGAGTTTCAGCAGTTCTGCAACCGAAACGACATCGCATTTTCCCTCGAACGGTTGTACACGCCGGGCGACAGCGAAACGGCGTTTCAGCTCACGGAGCCACAGCGCGAAGCGCTCGTGTCGGCCCACGAGTCGGGCTACTTCGAAGTGCCACGCGACGCCACGCTCTCGGAGTTGAGTTCGACGCTGAACATCAGCAAACAGTCGGTTTCCGAGCGATTGCGGCGGGCACAATCCCGCCTCGTCGAGAACACCATTCTCGGGAAACGAAAGCAGTCATGA
- a CDS encoding DUF7344 domain-containing protein, with translation MPTLDNIDTPAPSVIFSTLASSRRRLVLRQLIEHGPSLTVPTLAERIADQQSDTDQRRVFAQLHHSHLPKLEDSGIVRIEGDCVTLEEHADAIEPYLLLAERYDSMHEK, from the coding sequence ATGCCCACCTTAGACAACATCGACACGCCCGCACCGTCCGTCATCTTCTCCACACTGGCGAGTTCGCGCCGACGACTCGTGCTTCGGCAACTCATCGAACACGGACCATCGCTCACCGTACCGACCCTCGCCGAGCGGATTGCCGACCAACAGTCGGATACCGACCAGCGGCGCGTGTTCGCCCAACTTCACCACAGCCACCTCCCGAAACTCGAAGATTCGGGGATAGTACGTATCGAGGGCGACTGCGTTACGCTCGAAGAACATGCGGATGCCATCGAACCATACCTGCTGCTGGCAGAGCGGTACGACTCGATGCACGAAAAATAA
- the thsA gene encoding thermosome subunit alpha, giving the protein MGNQPLIVLSEDSQRTSGRDAQSMNITAGKAVAEAVRTTLGPKGMDKMLVDSMGDVVVTNDGVTILKEMDIEHPAANMIVEVAQTQEDEVGDGTTSAVVVAGELLQKAEDLLEQDIHATTLAQGYRQAAEKAKEVLEDNAIEVDADDTEYLEKIASTAMTGKGAESAKDHLANLVVNAVQSVADEDGVDTDNIKVEKVVGGTIDNSELVDGVIIDKERVHDNMPYFAEDADVALVDGALEIAETEIDAEVNVTDPDQLQQFLDQEEKQLRDMVDSLVDVGADVVFVDGGIDDMAQHFLAQEGILAVRRAKSSDMQKLARATGATLVNSADDITEDDLGFAGSVAQKDVGGDQRIFVEEVEEAKSVSLILRGGTEHVVDEVERAIEDSLGVVRVTLEDGKVLPGGGAPETELALALRDYADSVGGREQLAVEAFADTLEVIPRTLAENAGLDPIDSLVDLRSKHDGGEESAGLDAYTGDIVDMKDDGVVEPLRVKTQAVESATEAAVMLLRIDDVIAAGDLSGGKVGDDDDEGGAPGGAPGGMGGMGGMGGMGGMGGAM; this is encoded by the coding sequence TACGTACCACACTCGGCCCGAAAGGGATGGACAAGATGCTCGTCGATTCGATGGGCGACGTCGTCGTCACGAACGACGGCGTAACCATCCTCAAGGAGATGGACATCGAGCACCCGGCGGCGAACATGATCGTCGAAGTCGCCCAGACGCAGGAGGACGAAGTTGGCGACGGAACGACCAGCGCCGTCGTCGTCGCGGGTGAACTCCTTCAGAAGGCAGAGGACCTCCTCGAACAGGACATCCACGCCACGACCCTCGCACAGGGGTATCGACAGGCCGCCGAGAAGGCGAAGGAAGTCCTCGAAGACAACGCCATCGAGGTCGACGCGGACGATACCGAATACCTCGAAAAGATCGCCTCGACGGCGATGACCGGCAAGGGCGCGGAAAGCGCCAAGGACCACCTCGCCAACCTCGTCGTTAACGCCGTGCAGAGCGTCGCCGACGAGGATGGTGTCGATACGGACAACATCAAAGTCGAGAAGGTCGTCGGTGGCACCATCGACAACTCCGAACTCGTCGACGGCGTCATCATCGACAAGGAGCGCGTCCACGACAACATGCCGTACTTCGCCGAGGACGCCGACGTGGCCCTCGTCGACGGCGCGCTCGAAATCGCGGAGACGGAGATCGACGCGGAAGTCAACGTCACCGACCCCGACCAACTCCAGCAGTTCCTCGACCAAGAGGAAAAACAGCTTCGTGACATGGTGGACTCCTTGGTCGATGTCGGCGCCGATGTCGTCTTCGTGGACGGCGGTATCGACGACATGGCCCAGCACTTCCTCGCGCAGGAAGGCATCCTCGCCGTCCGCCGCGCGAAATCCAGCGACATGCAGAAACTGGCCCGCGCGACGGGCGCGACCCTCGTCAACAGCGCCGACGACATCACGGAGGACGACCTCGGATTCGCCGGCAGCGTCGCACAGAAGGACGTCGGCGGCGACCAGCGCATCTTCGTCGAGGAAGTCGAAGAGGCGAAATCCGTCAGCCTCATCCTCCGCGGCGGCACGGAACACGTCGTCGATGAGGTCGAGCGCGCAATCGAGGACAGCCTCGGTGTCGTTCGCGTCACGCTCGAAGACGGCAAAGTGCTCCCCGGCGGCGGTGCCCCCGAGACGGAACTCGCACTCGCCCTGCGCGACTACGCCGACAGCGTGGGAGGCCGCGAACAGTTGGCCGTCGAAGCCTTCGCGGACACGCTCGAAGTCATCCCGCGCACCCTCGCGGAGAACGCTGGACTCGACCCCATCGACTCGCTCGTGGACCTCCGCAGCAAACACGACGGCGGCGAGGAGAGCGCCGGACTCGACGCGTACACCGGCGACATCGTGGACATGAAAGACGACGGCGTCGTCGAGCCGCTCCGTGTGAAGACCCAAGCGGTCGAGAGCGCAACGGAAGCGGCCGTCATGCTCCTTCGCATCGACGACGTTATCGCGGCCGGTGACCTCTCCGGCGGCAAGGTCGGCGACGACGATGACGAAGGCGGCGCGCCCGGCGGTGCCCCCGGCGGCATGGGCGGCATGGGCGGCATGGGCGGAATGGGTGGCATGGGCGGCGCAATGTAA